AGGTGCAGCAGACGCTGCTGCAGCGGGCGGACATGGCCATCAGCCAGCTCCAGTCCGTGACGCAAGGCCGCGACCGCTACCGACTCGGCTCCACCGACGGCCTCTTGCAGTCCCTCGGCAGCGAGATCGACGCGCTCGTCGCCCGCAGAGGCGAAGGCATCCAGCTCCTGCGGCTGCTCACCACCAGCTACGCCGACTTGAACGGCGCGCCCAAGCCGCCCCCGGCACCTTCCCGTCTTCCGTCGCCCCGCCGCGGCGGACGGTAGCCGCTCCTTCTTCTTCGTCTTCCACCCGCTTGCGGCGGGCGCCGCTCCTGATCTCCGACGAAAGCACATGACCGACTTCGTGATCGCCGGACCCCGGCACGCTCTGCCGCCCCAGCTCTCCCTGCTGCGGCGGATCTACCTCCCCCGTACGGCCGATGCCGGCGCCTTCGCGATGTCCACGTACGGCATCCCGTTGATCGTGCTGGCCACCACCCAGTCCGCCACCCTCACCGGCATCGCCTTCGCCCTGGAGTGGCTGCCCAGGCTCGCCGCTTTCTCGCTCGCCGGACAGGTCGTGGACCGGCACGGCACCAAGCGCGTTTTCCGCATCGCCTCGGTCCTGCGCGCCATGGTCGTCGTGGCCGCCGCCTTCATCCTGCCCACCCAGGCAGGCGGGACAGGAGCCACCATCACCGTGATGGCGCTCGCCGCGATCACCGGAGTCGTCACGGAGTTCTCCTACATCGCCGCCGAGACCGCCGGCGCGACCGCGAGCAAAGACGCCGGCGACCGCGCCCACCGGGTGCAGTCCGTTCTCCTCGGCATCGACCAGACCGCCACCCTCGCCGGCCCCGCGCTCGCAGGGTTCCTCCTGCACGCCGTCGGCGTCACCGGCACCCTGCTGACGATGGCCGCCTGCTCACTGCTCGGGGCCCTGCTCGCCCCCTGGCACCGCGAATCGCGCCTCGTCCCGCCACCGGCGCCCGCACTCGCCGGACTGCGCACCGGCTGGAAGACCCTCGTCTCCATCCCGGCACTGGCCTGGCTCATCACCGGCCTGACCGTCTCCAACATGGCGACCGGCGTCCTGCAGGCCGCCGCCCCGGTCATCGTCGTGCAGCACCTCGGACAGTCCAGCGCCGCCGTTGGCCTGATCTGGTCCGCTGCCGCAGCAGCCTCCCTGCTCGCCGTCGCCCTGTGCCGGTTCGCGATCGACCGCCTCGGCCTGTGGCCCGCGGGCGCGGCAAGCGCCGCCGTCGCCGCCCTGGCCGGGCTCGCCGTCTCCCAGGCGGGCGACTACACCTCCTTCCTCGCCCTGACCGCCGTCCTCATGGCCGGCGAAGGCGGCATGACCGTCGTCCTGCGCACCCTGCGCTCCCACCTCATCCCCGAGCCCGTCTTCGGCGCCACCCTCGCCGTCACGATCCTCGTGATGCTCACGCCCTTCCCGCTCGCAGGAATCGTCGTCGCCCTCACCCCCGCCGCCGCACTCGGCCACGTGCTGACGGCCTGCGCCGGCCTCCAGGCCGCCGGTCTCGCGTGCGCGTTCTGGCGCCTGCGACGCGAGCCCGCCATGCGCAGCTCCCGTACCACCCAGCCCGGAGCACCCACCACCCCATGACCACCCCGCACCTGTCGCGATTCAGCGCCGACCAGGCCCTCGCCGCCGCCTCCCTCGTCCGCGGACTCACCGACCGCCTCGCCGCCCTCACCTCCGCCGAGGCGACCACGCTCGCCGGTCACCTCCTGGCCCCTGGCGGCCTCGCCACCGACCTTCGCCGCCTCCTCGACGCCGCCACCCGCCACCACCCGACCACCCGTGAAGACAAGGACCGCCCCGTGACCGTCCCCCCGACCTCTCTGACGCAGACCACCAGCCGCCCCACGGTCCTCGTCGTCGCCCCCGGCGACGAGGTGTACCGCGGCTACTGCCTCAGGCAGGTCGCCGCCGCCTACGACGTCGCCGTCATCACCCCGCAGCCGCTCACCTGGGAAGCCGAGCACATCGTCGACCACGAAGTCGCCGACCCGTACCAGCGTGACCAGCTCCTCGCAGCCGGACAGGCGATCAGTGCCCGCCGAACCATCGCGGGCGTCCTGACCTGGAACGAGAACCTGCTCGTCCACACCGCGCAGCTCGCCGAGGACCTCGGCCTGCGCGCCAATCCGCCGGCCGTGATGGAGAACTGCCGCGACAAGCACGCGACCCGTCGGCTCCTCGCCGCCCACCAGGTTCCCTCGGCACGCTCCGGCCGCGTCCGCGACCTGATGGAGGCCACCATCCTGGCCGAGGACATCGGATACCCGATCGTCCTCAAGCCCGCCGGCCAGGCCGGAAGCGTCGGCGTCATCCGCGTCGACACCAGCGAAGACCTCGCAGCCGCCTTCGACTTCGCCGCCGCCGGCGCTGCCCTGGCCGGAGGCCAGAACACCGACGTCCTGGTCGAGGAGTACCTCGACGGCCCCGAGATCAGCGTCGAGTGCGTCACCCAGAGCGGCCACACCCACGCGGTCGCCGTCACCCGCAAGAAGCTCGGCTTCGAGCCGTACTTCGAAGAGGTCGGCCACACCGTCGACGCCACCGACACGCTGCTCGACGAGGTCGCCCCGATCGCCGCCGCCGCCATCCGTGCGCTCGGCATCGACCACGGCATTCAGCACGTCGAGATGCGCCTCACAGCCACCGGCTCGCGGATCATCGAGGTCAACGCGAGGATCGGCGGCGACCTCATCGGCCACCTCGTCTGCCTCGCCACCGGCCTCGACCTGCCCCGCATAGCCGCCGACCTCGCCTGCGGCGCCAGCCCGAACCTGGAGCACTCCCGCCTGCGCGCCGCCGGGGTCACCCTGCTCTACCCGGAGACCTCCGGCACCCTCACCCACCGCTCCATCGACCGCGCCTTCGCCGAACGGACCCGGTGGCTCGACCTCGTCCAGTGGATCGGCGCCGCCGGCGATCGGATCGTCCTTCCCCCGGAAGGCGACGTCGACGTCGCCCGCGCCGGCCTCTACGTCGTCACCGGCTATGACGCCGCCAAGGTCGAGGAACGCCTCGCCGAGACCGCGCAGCACATCACCCTCACCGTCCGGCCCGGCGGCCCTGGGACGGAAGGCGCCGCATGACGTACATCCCCGAAGGGGACGTGTATGTCTTCCCGCGCTACCTCGCGGGGGCCGACTGGTGCGGCGACGCGGGCTTCGTCCCCGTGAAGCACTGGCCCACCGTCCACCTGGAGGACGGGCCCTGCCAGATGCTGATCACTTCGCCCGACCAGCGCATCCGCATCGGCTGGTACGGCGACGACTTCGACGTCTACAAGATCTCCGCCAGCGAGGACGCTTCGTCCCCGACCCGCTGGTCGGCGGCCTTCAACAACGAGTTCCCCGCCGAGATCGTTGCCGCCTTCACCACCGCGCTCGAACGCGACTGGGATGCGGGCAAGGACCAGGAACCCTTCGTTGAAGCCCCCTCCCCGTACTGGGCAACACGAGTGCAGCCGCTGCTCGACGCGGGCTGGCAGACCCAGCGGCTTCCGGGGGCGACAACCCTCGGGGCTGGGGGCCGCCCCGGCAGGGTGCACGGCCCGTACGTCGAGATCACGGCCCCAGACGGCACTGCGGGGGTGTCCATCGACGTCGGCAGCGACGACCTCGACGAGGAGACGGTCCTGCTGTGGGCCGGACCCTCCGGATGGCACCGAGCCGAAGCCCGCTTCACCTCCCGCACACCCGCCCACCTGATCGCGGCCACTGCGCAGGCCCTGCTCGACCCGACCCCGGTCCTGCGCTACCGCGACGCGCTCGCCTCCGAACTCGCAGCCCTGGCGAACCTCACCCCGCTTACCCCGCCGAAGCCCCCCGCACCGACCCCGCTCGATGTCCAGCGTGTCCAGCGCCAGCCCCCGGCGATCACCACGCGCAGCGTCCCGCGCTGGAGCACCGCCACCCGGCCCCCGGCGACCGCCTCACTGCCCGTCGGCCGCCCGGCCAGCCGCTGACCCAAGGAGCCTCTTGCCCCTGTACGCGCAGGAATTCTTCGACCGGCTCGACCTTCCTCTCCCGTTCGGCACCGTCGTCGGCGACGTCTACTACGCGAACCCGACGGACTCGTCGATCCGCCTGCGTATCGAGTTCGCCCGCACGATCATGGACCGTCAGTACGACGGCCTGCGCCTGGCCGTCATCGACACCGAGCGCGGCACCCTGGACACCGCACACCTGCGCTTCAGCGAGCACGGCACGTTCATCCGCCGCGACGCCGAACGAAGGTCCGGTGACGGACGCGGTGTCATACGCGACTGGCACCAGGACGGCCTGCCTCCCTGGGCCGGAGCCGACCTCACCGGCCTGCGGACCGCGATCGTCACCTTCGTTCAGGTCTCCTGCCCTGTCCTCACCGCTCCCCGGAGCTTCGCCGAACCCGGCCCGTGGACCGATCGCCGGCACACGACGCTCTGGGCGACCGACACCGTCGTGCTCACCCGCCTCCACGAAGCGACCCAGGCCGTCCTCGACCTCGCCGAGAGCGGCACCCACGACGACCTGCCCATCACCCAGACCCTGTGCAACGCCCGCTACTACGTCATGGACGTGCTCGGACTCCCGCTGGACCAGGGCATGCTCGCCGAAGCCGCGGCTGTCACCCAGCTCACCGGCCGCCGCCTTGGCCCCGACACCGCCGAAGCCCTCGAACGCATCGCCAGCCTGCCGATGGACCGGCAGCGCTCCCTCGTCCAGGCCGCCTCCCGACGGCACGCGGCCACCTCCACACCACTGCGGACGAGCCCACCAGCCGTACGAGCAGTCCGAGCCTCCGGCCCGACGCCGGCTGCCCGCTCCCACTGACCTCCGCCTCCGACGCGACCCCCACCACACACCTGACCGAGGAGACCCCCTTCTTCATGCGTGCCACCCGCCGTACCGCGGCCACCCTCGCCGCGACCACCCTGGCGACCAGCTCCCTGATCTGGGCCCCGACCGCCTTCGCCAACGCACCCGAGATCCCCCCGGGCGCCGTCGAGATCACCAAGAAGGACCCGGACGGCACCCTCCTCGCCGGCGCCGTGTTCTCCCTCCTCGACACCCTCAACGGCACCAAGGCCCTGACCGGCAAGACGAACGCCGAGGGCATCCTGCGCTTCGAGAACGTCCACCCCGGCACCTACCGTCTCAAGGAGACCGACTCCGGCAGCCCCCTCCACGACCTGGCCCCCGACCAGGACGTCATCGTCACCCCCGAGCGCACCGCGAAGCTCACGATCATCGACGCCTTCAAGCCCGCCGAGCTGCTGGTGAAGAAGACCGACAAGAAGACCGGCACCCCCCTGGCCGGCGCCGTCATCAACATCACCCCCTCCACCGGCACCGGCAAGGCGATCACCCTGACCACCGGCAAGGACGGCACAGCCACCACCAAGCTCCCC
This sequence is a window from Streptomyces sp. NBC_00691. Protein-coding genes within it:
- a CDS encoding ATP-grasp domain-containing protein encodes the protein MTTPHLSRFSADQALAAASLVRGLTDRLAALTSAEATTLAGHLLAPGGLATDLRRLLDAATRHHPTTREDKDRPVTVPPTSLTQTTSRPTVLVVAPGDEVYRGYCLRQVAAAYDVAVITPQPLTWEAEHIVDHEVADPYQRDQLLAAGQAISARRTIAGVLTWNENLLVHTAQLAEDLGLRANPPAVMENCRDKHATRRLLAAHQVPSARSGRVRDLMEATILAEDIGYPIVLKPAGQAGSVGVIRVDTSEDLAAAFDFAAAGAALAGGQNTDVLVEEYLDGPEISVECVTQSGHTHAVAVTRKKLGFEPYFEEVGHTVDATDTLLDEVAPIAAAAIRALGIDHGIQHVEMRLTATGSRIIEVNARIGGDLIGHLVCLATGLDLPRIAADLACGASPNLEHSRLRAAGVTLLYPETSGTLTHRSIDRAFAERTRWLDLVQWIGAAGDRIVLPPEGDVDVARAGLYVVTGYDAAKVEERLAETAQHITLTVRPGGPGTEGAA
- a CDS encoding DUF317 domain-containing protein — translated: MTYIPEGDVYVFPRYLAGADWCGDAGFVPVKHWPTVHLEDGPCQMLITSPDQRIRIGWYGDDFDVYKISASEDASSPTRWSAAFNNEFPAEIVAAFTTALERDWDAGKDQEPFVEAPSPYWATRVQPLLDAGWQTQRLPGATTLGAGGRPGRVHGPYVEITAPDGTAGVSIDVGSDDLDEETVLLWAGPSGWHRAEARFTSRTPAHLIAATAQALLDPTPVLRYRDALASELAALANLTPLTPPKPPAPTPLDVQRVQRQPPAITTRSVPRWSTATRPPATASLPVGRPASR
- a CDS encoding MFS transporter produces the protein MTDFVIAGPRHALPPQLSLLRRIYLPRTADAGAFAMSTYGIPLIVLATTQSATLTGIAFALEWLPRLAAFSLAGQVVDRHGTKRVFRIASVLRAMVVVAAAFILPTQAGGTGATITVMALAAITGVVTEFSYIAAETAGATASKDAGDRAHRVQSVLLGIDQTATLAGPALAGFLLHAVGVTGTLLTMAACSLLGALLAPWHRESRLVPPPAPALAGLRTGWKTLVSIPALAWLITGLTVSNMATGVLQAAAPVIVVQHLGQSSAAVGLIWSAAAAASLLAVALCRFAIDRLGLWPAGAASAAVAALAGLAVSQAGDYTSFLALTAVLMAGEGGMTVVLRTLRSHLIPEPVFGATLAVTILVMLTPFPLAGIVVALTPAAALGHVLTACAGLQAAGLACAFWRLRREPAMRSSRTTQPGAPTTP
- a CDS encoding MSCRAMM family protein, with the translated sequence MRATRRTAATLAATTLATSSLIWAPTAFANAPEIPPGAVEITKKDPDGTLLAGAVFSLLDTLNGTKALTGKTNAEGILRFENVHPGTYRLKETDSGSPLHDLAPDQDVIVTPERTAKLTIIDAFKPAELLVKKTDKKTGTPLAGAVINITPSTGTGKAITLTTGKDGTATTKLPVSSRNGTAYTGTEITAPTGYELDTTPVKITAKPGEKTTATFTNSKKDKPTQPPTTPPTTPATTPPTTPPVTPPTTPATTPPATPTPSQSTSTAPVPPTDTPSTPPAKGSLAHTGADSNAWFLVGGGLLIAAGGGALIAARRKKTEDEEETPVTN